From one Brachypodium distachyon strain Bd21 chromosome 4, Brachypodium_distachyon_v3.0, whole genome shotgun sequence genomic stretch:
- the LOC100835758 gene encoding U-box domain-containing protein 19 translates to MYVHFQTSLTRKFMRRPILPSILARAPGPAGSSSSPMAPRINLQPRRRRLLSLPAVCPCEGIAPEPLLASLVSLAADVASRRGASGDFPVLRRGARQAVRIAGLLLAFLEELTPTAAVPSSAGLALTELHVAMQKLRFLLTDCEHRGARLWLLVNAGLAASELRLALGSVAAAMDALPRSVVEGASVEAGELARLVSDQAWRAVVRPDAGDELAMRSVRSIMDQFRHGGPPEAEDAMRVLSRIGVGSWLECSEEIAFLDSELTARLDDARDGNSYSSDVVLINNLMAFMVYCRVVLFDRIDADQKADPVRPAAAWCPEWIRPETLQCPITLELMTDPVTVSTGQTYDRASITRWIKAGCRTCPVTGERLRTTDLVPNAALRGIIERMLLSNGVSLPDQSSSARHQNHGDVASPAVPSFSASAAAAAELAVAHVVAQFKRGSTEERRKATCEARRLSKHSLYYRARFVEANAVPWLLCLLATTDAAVQDNAVASLLNLSKHPGGRAALVEAGGIGLVVDVITVVGAKAETQQNAVAILFYLSSNAEYAEEIGRFPEAIPKLVELIRAGSTHRGRKNAMVSLYGLLQCPDNHAKAVDAGAVAVLASLLSGDHEEDLAGDTVSLLARIAEQPAGAQAVLACPGLVPRLVEFLAASASRSGKDHCVGLLVSLCRHGGDKVVALLGKMPGLMASLYSLVAEGSPLTIKKARALLNVIHRQYELSRPSSSPPAPVPAPDAGDRVIRAL, encoded by the coding sequence ATGTACGTCCACTTCCAAACCTCTCTTACTCGTAAATTTATGCGCCGGCCAATACTCCCGTCGATCCTCGCGCGCGCACCAGGACCGGCTGGTTCATCATCGTCTCCGATGGCGCCGCGGATTAACCTGCAGCCCAGACGCCGGCGTCTACTCTCTCTCCCCGCGGTGTGCCCGTGCGAGGGCATCGCGCCGGAGCCGCTGCTCGCGTCCCTCGTCTCCCTCGCGGCCGACGTGGCGAGCCGCAGGGGCGCATCCGGCGACTTCCCCGTGCTCAGGCGCGGCGCGCGCCAGGCCGTGCGCATCGCAGGCCTCCTGCTCGCCTTCCTCGAGGAACTcacgccgacggcggcggtgccttCCTCCGCCGGGCTCGCCCTCACGGAGCTGCACGTGGCCATGCAGAAGTTAAGATTCCTGCTCACGGACTGCGAGCACCGGGGCGCGCGCCTGTGGTTGCTCGTGAACGCCGGGCTGGCAGCGTCCGAGCTCAGGCTGGCTCTCGGGTCCGTGGCCGCGGCCATGGACGCGCTGCCGAGGAGCGTCGTGGAGGGCGCGTCCGTGGAGGCCGGAGAGCTCGCGCGGCTGGTGTCGGATCAGGCGTGGCGCGCGGTGGTGCGGcccgacgccggcgacgagctaGCGATGCGGAGCGTGCGGTCTATCATGGACCAGTTCAGGCACGGCGGCCCGCCGGAGGCCGAGGACGCGATGCGTGTGCTCAGCCGGATCGGGGTCGGAAGCTGGCTCGAGTGCTCCGAGGAGATCGCTTTCCTGGACAGCGAGCTCACCGCGCGGTTGGATGACGCCCGGGACGGGAACAGCTACAGCAGCGACGTCGTGCTCATCAACAACCTGATGGCGTTCATGGTGTACTGCCGCGTGGTGCTGTTCGACCGCATTGACGCGGATCAGAAGGCGGATCCAGTGCGGCCGGCTGCGGCGTGGTGTCCGGAGTGGATCAGGCCGGAGACGCTGCAGTGTCCGATCACGCTGGAGCTCATGACCGACCCGGTGACCGTGTCGACCGGCCAGACTTACGACCGCGCGTCCATCACCCGGTGGATCAAGGCCGGGTGCCGCACCTGCCCTGTCACCGGCGAGAGGCTCCGCACCACCGACCTCGTCCCCAACGCCGCACTGCGAGGCATCATCGAGCGGATGCTGCTCAGCAACGGCGTCTCGCTTCCTGACCAGAGCTCAAGCGCCAGGCACCAAAACCATGGCGACGTCGCCAGCCCAGCGGTGCCATCATTCagcgcgtcggcggccgccgccgcggagctcgcggtCGCCCACGTCGTGGCGCAGTTCAAGAGGGGGTCAACGGAGGAGCGGCGGAAGGCGACGTGCGAGGCCCGGAGGCTCTCCAAGCACAGCTTGTACTACCGCGCGCGCTTCGTGGAGGCCAACGCCGTGCCGTGGCTGCTGTGCCTGCTCGCCACCACGGACGCGGCCGTGCAGGACAATGCCGTGGCGTCGCTCCTCAACCTCTCCAAGCACCCCGGTGGCCGCGCGGCGCTCGTCGAGGCCGGCGGCATCGGCCTCGTGGTCGACGTCATCACCGTCGTCGGCGCCAAGGCCGAGACCCAGCAGAACGCCGTGGCCATTCTCTTCTACCTCTCGTCCAACGCCGAGTACGCCGAGGAGATCGGCCGCTTCCCGGAAGCCATCCCGAAGCTGGTGGAGCTCATCCGGGCCGGGAGCACGCATCGGGGGCGGAAGAACGCCATGGTCAGCCTCTACGGGCTGCTCCAGTGCCCGGACAACCACGCCAAGGCCGTCGATGCCGGCGCCGTGGCGGTGCTCGCCAGCCTGCTTTCAGGCGACCATGAAGAGGACCTAGCCGGCGACACGGTCTCGCTGCTGGCGAGGAtcgccgagcagccggcggGCGCGCAGGCCGTACTGGCGTGCCCGGGGCTGGTTCCTCGCCTCGTCGAGTTCCTGGCCGCGTCGGCGTCTCGGTCCGGGAAGGACCACTGCGTGGGGCTGCTTGTCTCGCTGTGCCGGCACGGCGGGGATAAGGTGGTCGCTCTGCTGGGCAAGATGCCGGGCCTGATGGCGTCTCTGTACTCGCTCGTCGCAGAAGGCAGCCCGCTGACGATCAAGAAGGCGCGGGCGCTGTTGAACGTGATCCACCGGCAATACGAGCTGTCCAGGCCGTCATCCTCGCCACCGGccccggtgccggcgccggacgcCGGTGACCGTGTCATTCGCGCTCTATAG
- the LOC104585091 gene encoding uncharacterized protein LOC104585091: MSMAALSFQYPTTAAPLFHRQLDDGGRDVSYLQDVHPDVTDALLGFVYDPLDPAVNAGLDEFLNLPLHHDDDDDQKHRVNKKPRADDGAAWFDFTATDAADGIATGQPWDNAGAQPAPEVLPQFLTEFALPLPPPPPQVYPPAFVRGSDAKRLQANEGRQQQPSTQSAAARERRRRISEKTAELSRLIPGGQKLNTAEMLQEAARHVKLLQAQVGMLALLRTIEEEKVPAMAQEQMHALLVSGGVQERLAAEGKCLVPRQLVDAVAKDPAVKSNALVNRDLARFMESLPAAEQQ; the protein is encoded by the exons ATGTCCATGGCCGCGCTGAGCTTCCAGTACCCGACGACCGCGGCCCCGCTGTTCCACCGCCAGTTGGACGACGGCGGCAGGGACGTGAGCTACCTGCAGGACGTCCACCCCGACGTCACCGACGCGCTCCTCGGCTTCGTCTACGACCCGCTCGACCCCGCCGTCAACGCCGGACTCGACGAATTCCTCAACCTCCCCCTCcaccacgacgacgacgacgaccaaaAGCACCGCGTCAACAAGAAGCCGCGCGCCGATGATGGCGCCGCGTGGTTCGACTTCACggccacggacgccgccgatgGCATCGCCACCGGTCAGCCGTGGGACAATGCTGGCGCCCAGCCCGCGCCGGAGGTGCTCCCGCAGTTCCTGACCGAGTTCGCGCTGCCactcccgccgcctccgccgcaggtGTATCCCCCGGCGTTCGTGCGCGGATCGGACGCGAAGAGGCTGCAGGCCAACGaggggcggcagcagcagccgtccACGCAGAGCGCCGCGGCGAGGGAGCGCCGGAGGCGGATCAGCGAGAAGACGGCGGAGCTGTCGCGGCTGATCCCCGGAGGCCAGAAGCTGAACACCGCCGAGATGCTGCAGGAGGCCGCGCGCCACGTGAAGCTCCTCCAGGCCCAAGTCGGCAtgctcgccctcctccgcACCATCGAG gaggagaaggtgccggccatggcgcaggAGCAGATGCACGCGCTGCTGGTGAGCGGCGGCGTGCAGGAGCGGCTGGCGGCCGAGGGCAAGTGCCTTGTGCCGAGGCAGCTGGTGGACGCCGTGGCCAAGGACCCCGCCGTCAAGTCCAACGCGCTGGTGAACAGAGACCTCGCCCGGTTCATGGAGTCGCTGCCGGCCGCGGAGCAGCAGTAG
- the LOC100836063 gene encoding homeobox-leucine zipper protein HOX25: MESGLLMFSSTAPCRAGGGQMMLFGGSGSFLGGSPAVSGLEDGRRRKRPFLTTAPEDDLQMEEYENEMCGYGGLDLEEHAPGTGRTKRRLTAEQVRALERSFEEEKRKLEPERKSELARRLGMAPRQVAVWFQNRRARWKAKQLERDFDALRAAHDHLLASRDALLADNDSLRSQVISLTEELQAKASSPTSEPEEHTTASGMVHAGASAPAAQAAQPKEGCDAGAGAAGRVAAPAMGIAGGSPESYSCFADARSPPSCSDDDCGGAASSEGGCAFFLPDGAMIEAAVERESEAEAATQLNYWAWFWN; encoded by the exons ATGGAATCCGGTCTCCTCATGTTCAGCTCCACCGCGCCCTGCCGCGCGGGAGGCGGGCAGATGATGCTCTTTGGTGGCAGTGGAAGCTTTCTTGGAG GCTCGCCGGCGGTGTCCGGCCTggaggacgggcggcggaggaagcggCCGTTCCtgacgacggcgccggaggaCGATCTCCAGATGGAGGAGTACGAGAACGAGATGTGCGGCTACGGCGGTTTGGATTTGGAGGAGCACGCGCCGGGGACGGGGAGGACGAAGCGGCGGCTGACGGCGGAGCAGGTGCGGGCGCTGGAGCGGAGCttcgaggaggagaagcggaAGCTGGAGCCGGAGCGGAAGAGCGAGCTGGCGCGGCGGCTCGGGATGGCGCCGCGGCAGGTGGCCGTGTGGTTCCAGAACCGCCGCGCCCGGTGGAAGGCCAAGCAGCTCGAGCGGGACTTCGACGCGCTCAGGGCTGCCCACGACCACCTCCTCGCCAGCCgcgacgcgctcctcgccgacAACGATAGCCTCCGATCACAG GTGATCTCCCTGACAGAGGAACTGCAAGCGAAGGCATCGTCGCCGACGTCCGAACCAGAGGAGCATACCACAGCGTCAGGCATGGTACATGCCGGTGCCTCCGCACCAGCAGCACAAGCCGCCCAGCCGAAAGAAGGCTGTGACGCCGGagccggcgcggcgggccgggtagcggcgccggccatgggTATCGCCGGTGGCAGCCCGGAGTCCTACTCCTGCTTCGCCGACGCGCGTTCGCCTCCGTCATGCTCGGACGACGACTGTGGCGGAGCGGCCAGCAGCGAGGGCGGCtgcgccttcttcctcccggacggcgccATGATCGAGGCCGCCGTGGAGCGCGAGAGCGAGGCAGAGGCGGCGACACAGCTCAATTACTGGGCATGGTTCTGGAACTGA
- the LOC100846458 gene encoding putative endo-1,3(4)-beta-glucanase 2 yields the protein MWKWKKKLGHSLSRFLSPKPPFNLAKTKPNLAPPPPPPPPQPPLPSNYPIPPQPAMPHGRPPPPAFPGGHVFPQAASTVLPDPSRFFAPGLLSAPLPTNCFFQNFTLKNGDQPEYIHPYSVKSAAAGLTVCYPTRNHSPTFDIQTFAADLTVSSPSAAAGQLHRIVAFDDLSVTLDFSPSLRAFLVRGCPFVTVATADAAGPVDISVASVHAFIEAVPCDDARTKWRLRMNSGQTFLLYASAPIQLSQSSVTQLAAPGFSGVIRIAYLPDAAMEAVLDQYSRCFPTAGEAALNRPFCVDYTWRKQGWGDLLMLAHPLHLRLLSEDCSARVLDDFRYRSIDGDLVGVVGDSWILKTDPLSPTWHSTRGVNDNGVGEIVAALRKDVDSLASNPITTTSSYFYGKAIARAARLALIAEEVGCPDAIPAVHRFLKATVTPWLDGSFQGNGFLYDPKWGGLITKQGMKDSGADFGFGIYNDHHYHLGYFLYAIAVLAKIDPSWGRKYMSQAYSMVADFMTLSRKCGASYTRLRTFDLWKLHSWAGGLTEFGDGRNQESTSEAVNAYYSAALLGLSYGDTHLVSAGATLTALEMLAAQTWWHVREGEGIYEDDFSGNNRVVGVLWANKRDSGLWFAPPEWKECRLGIQLLPLLPISEALFPDIGFVKDLVSWTAPALARDGVGEGWKGFVYALEGIYDKESALAKTRALTSHDDGNTLTNLLWWLHSRGSVDDGVARCCWYRQYGH from the coding sequence ATGTGGAaatggaagaagaagctggGCCACAGCCTCTCCCGCTTCCTCTCCCCCAAACCCCCATTCAACCTCGCCAAGACCAAACCCAACCtcgcaccaccgccgccgccgccaccaccacagCCGCCGCTACCGTCCAATTACCCGATTCCGCCGCAGCCAGCCATGCCCCACGGACGCCCCCCACCGCCGGCGTTCCCGGGCGGCCACGTTTTCCCGCAGGCGGCGTCGACGGTGCTCCCTGACCCGTCCCGCTTCTTCGCGCCGGGGCTCCTGTCCGCGCCGCTCCCCACCAACTGCTTCTTCCAGAACTTCACGCTGAAGAACGGCGACCAGCCGGAGTACATCCACCCGTACTCTGTCaagtccgccgccgcggggctcACGGTGTGCTACCCGACGCGCAACCATTCCCCTACCTTCGACATCCAGACCTTCGCCGCCGACCTCACCGTCTCCtccccgtccgccgccgccggccagctCCACCGCATCGTCGCCTTCGACGACCTCTCCGTCACCCTCGACTTCTCCCCGTCCCTCCGCGCCTTCCTCGTCCGCGGCTGCCCCTTCGTcaccgtcgccaccgccgacgccgcgggCCCCGTCGACATCTCCGTCGCCTCCGTCCACGCCTTCATCGAGGCCGTCCCCTGCGACGACGCCCGCACCAAGTGGCGCCTCCGGATGAACAGCGGCCAGACCTTCCTCCTCTACGCGTCCGCGCCGATCCAGCTCTCGCAGTCAAGCGTCACGCAGctggcggcgccgggattCTCCGGCGTGATCCGGATCGCCTACCTGCCCGACGCGGCCATGGAAGCGGTCCTCGACCAGTACAGCCGGTGCTTCCCGACGGCCGGGGAGGCCGCGCTGAACCGGCCCTTCTGCGTCGACTACACCTGGCGCAAGCAAGGGTGGGGGGATCTGCTCATGCTCGCCCAcccgctccacctccgcctgcTCTCCGAGGACTGCTCCGCCCGTGTCCTCGACGACTTCAGGTACCGGAGCATCGACGGCGACCTggtcggcgtcgtcggcgaTTCCTGGATCTTAAAAACCGACCCGTTGTCCCCAACATGGCATTCTACACGGGGCGTCAACGACAACGGGGTCGGCGAGATCGTGGCCGCGCTGCGCAAGGATGTTGACAGCCTTGCTTCCAATCCCATCACGACCACCTCGTCCTACTTCTACGGGAAGGCAATCGCCAGGGCGGCGAGGCTGGCTTTGATCGCCGAGGAGGTCGGGTGCCCCGACGCCATCCCTGCGGTGCACCGGTTCTTGAAGGCCACCGTCACGCCATGGCTGGACGGCAGCTTCCAGGGGAACGGCTTCCTGTATGATCCCAAATGGGGCGGTCTTATCACGAAGCAGGGGATGAAGGACTCCGGCGCGGACTTCGGCTTCGGGATCTACAACGACCACCACTACCATCTGGGCTACTTCCTGTACGCCATCGCCGTGCTGGCCAAGATCGACCCGTCCTGGGGGAGGAAGTACATGTCCCAGGCCTACTCCATGGTGGCCGATTTCATGACGCTGTCGCGCAAGTGCGGCGCGAGCTACACCAGGCTGAGGACGTTCGACCTCTGGAAGCTGCATTCGTGGGCGGGGGGGCTGACGGAGTTCGGCGACGGGCGCAACCAGGAGAGCACCAGCGAGGCCGTGAACGCCTACTACTCCGCCGCGCTGCTCGGGCTGAGCTACGGCGACACGCACCTCGTCTCCGCTGGCGCGACGCTCACGGCGCTGGAGATGCTGGCGGCGCAGACGTGGTGGCACGTCCGGGAAGGGGAAGGGATCTACGAGGACGACTTCAGCGGCAACAACCGCGTCGTGGGCGTGCTGTGGGCGAACAAGAGGGACAGCGGGCTCTGGTTTGCGCCGCCCGAGTGGAAGGAGTGCAGGCTAGGGATCCAGCTGCTGCCTCTCCTGCCCATCAGCGAGGCCCTCTTCCCGGACATTGGGTTCGTCAAGGACCTGGTGAGCTGGAccgcgccggcgctggcgagGGACGGCGTCGGAGAAGGGTGGAAGGGCTTCGTGTACGCGCTGGAGGGAATCTACGACAAGGAGTCGGCGTTGGCCAAGACCAGGGCGCTGACGTCGCACGACGACGGCAACACGCTGACGAACCTGCTGTGGTGGCTCCACAGCCGCGGCAGcgtcgacgacggcgtcgCCAGGTGCTGCTGGTATCGCCAGTATGGCCATTGA